One region of Alcanivorax sediminis genomic DNA includes:
- the mrdA gene encoding penicillin-binding protein 2, which produces MRRPLTLKDHHHEQRIFGVRLVVGVVLVLVLTGVLVSRMIWLQVIEHSRYTTLSDNNRVQTQAVSPPRGLITDRDGLILAENRPDFSLEVIIEQTKDLDALLAEVAKLVELDEGDRERFEKRRRAGRRPWEPVPLRGRLTEEEIARLVVNQHRLQGLRISADPVRHYPHDMLFSHVIGYVNRINIQDLDAMNLDQQRDYAGTHFYGRTGIERYYEDRLHGSVGYRQVETNARGRILRVLEEQPPVPGQDLRLHLSMRVQQAAYDALGDRRGAVVAIDPRDGSVLAFVSRPGFNPNLFVTGISHKDYSAYRNDHDNPLFNRALQGRYPPGSTIKPMLGLAGLDAGVTNWQRSIRDPGFYQLENDPHRYRDWKRWGHGRVDLHLAVVQSCDTYFYDMGFKLGIDRMHDYMSEFSLGQVTGIDLDNESQGLMPSKEWKKAFRNRPWFHGDTINASIGQGFVLATPLQLATATATVASRGKTIIPTLAGEQQPVERTDLVLQDESNWEKMTNAMVDVTGPKGTARIMAVNAQYSIAAKSGTAQVFSVGQDETYKEEELAERMLDHALMVSFAPADKPAIAVAVLVENGRHGGSTAGPVAREVMDAWLLNDKGELDVPATFADMIASENQRAADSQDPASEETP; this is translated from the coding sequence ATGCGTCGACCTTTAACCCTGAAAGACCACCATCATGAACAGCGCATTTTCGGCGTGCGTCTGGTCGTGGGCGTCGTTCTGGTGTTGGTACTCACTGGTGTGCTGGTCAGTCGCATGATCTGGCTGCAGGTCATCGAACACAGCCGTTATACCACCCTGAGTGACAACAACCGGGTACAGACCCAGGCCGTATCCCCTCCGCGCGGGCTGATCACTGATCGAGACGGCCTTATCCTTGCGGAAAATCGACCCGATTTTTCCCTCGAAGTCATTATTGAGCAGACCAAAGATCTGGATGCACTTCTGGCTGAAGTGGCCAAACTGGTTGAACTGGACGAGGGTGACCGGGAGCGCTTCGAAAAACGCCGTCGGGCCGGGCGCCGACCATGGGAACCGGTCCCTCTACGTGGCCGACTCACGGAAGAGGAAATTGCCCGCCTGGTGGTGAATCAACATCGACTGCAAGGGCTGCGCATTTCTGCTGACCCGGTACGTCACTACCCTCATGACATGCTGTTTTCCCATGTCATCGGCTACGTAAACCGGATCAACATTCAGGATCTGGATGCCATGAATCTGGATCAACAACGCGATTATGCTGGCACCCACTTTTACGGCCGAACCGGTATCGAACGATATTACGAAGACCGTTTGCACGGCAGTGTCGGCTATCGCCAGGTGGAAACCAATGCCCGCGGGCGCATTCTGCGTGTTCTGGAAGAGCAGCCCCCTGTACCAGGACAGGATCTGCGTCTGCACCTTTCCATGCGGGTTCAACAAGCTGCCTACGATGCCCTCGGCGATCGCCGGGGCGCAGTGGTGGCCATCGATCCCCGTGATGGCAGTGTGCTAGCCTTCGTCAGCCGACCGGGTTTCAACCCCAACCTGTTCGTGACTGGCATTTCCCACAAGGACTACTCAGCTTACCGCAATGATCACGATAACCCCTTGTTCAATCGTGCGCTGCAGGGGCGTTACCCGCCAGGCTCCACCATCAAACCCATGCTCGGCCTGGCCGGACTTGATGCCGGCGTGACCAACTGGCAGCGCAGCATTCGCGACCCCGGCTTCTACCAACTGGAAAATGACCCGCACCGCTACCGGGACTGGAAGCGCTGGGGACATGGCCGAGTCGATTTGCATCTGGCCGTGGTGCAATCCTGCGACACCTATTTCTATGACATGGGCTTCAAGCTCGGCATCGACCGGATGCACGATTACATGAGCGAGTTTTCACTGGGGCAGGTCACCGGTATCGATCTGGATAACGAATCCCAGGGCCTGATGCCGTCCAAGGAGTGGAAGAAAGCCTTCCGAAATCGGCCCTGGTTCCACGGTGACACCATCAACGCCAGTATTGGTCAGGGCTTTGTGCTGGCCACCCCGCTACAGCTCGCGACGGCCACTGCCACCGTCGCCAGCCGCGGCAAAACCATCATTCCCACTTTGGCCGGCGAACAGCAGCCTGTAGAGCGCACCGACCTGGTGCTTCAGGATGAGAGCAATTGGGAAAAGATGACCAATGCCATGGTGGATGTGACCGGGCCCAAGGGCACCGCCCGCATCATGGCGGTAAATGCCCAGTACTCCATCGCTGCCAAGTCCGGGACCGCCCAGGTGTTTTCGGTTGGCCAGGATGAGACCTACAAGGAAGAGGAGCTGGCCGAGCGTATGCTGGACCACGCTCTGATGGTGTCTTTCGCCCCGGCAGACAAACCTGCCATCGCGGTGGCGGTGCTAGTTGAGAATGGTCGTCATGGTGGTTCCACGGCCGGGCCTGTGGCCCGTGAAGTGATGGACGCCTGGCTGCTCAACGACAAGGGAGAGCTGGACGTACCCGCCACCTTCGCAGATATGATTGCCAGCGAAAACCAGCGTGCCGCGGACAGCCAGGACCCGGCCAGCGAGGAAACCCCATGA
- the rsfS gene encoding ribosome silencing factor, with amino-acid sequence MSADTPLLSLVINALEELKAQKITELDVRDMTSMADHMVIASGTSNRHVKALADNVIDAAKKADHPPVGSEGEDTGEWILVDLGDVIVHVMLPATREFYDLERLWRNPDHHPDRSQDQDA; translated from the coding sequence ATGAGCGCAGACACCCCGCTTCTGTCCCTGGTCATCAACGCCCTGGAAGAACTGAAAGCCCAGAAAATTACCGAACTGGACGTGCGTGACATGACCAGCATGGCGGATCACATGGTGATCGCCAGCGGTACCTCCAACCGCCACGTGAAGGCTCTGGCCGATAACGTGATCGACGCGGCCAAAAAAGCCGACCATCCGCCGGTCGGCAGCGAAGGCGAAGACACCGGGGAATGGATCCTGGTGGATCTGGGCGATGTCATCGTCCACGTGATGCTGCCGGCGACCCGCGAGTTCTATGACCTGGAACGCCTGTGGCGCAACCCGGATCACCATCCCGACCGCAGCCAGGACCAAGACGCCTGA
- the rlmH gene encoding 23S rRNA (pseudouridine(1915)-N(3))-methyltransferase RlmH, which translates to MRIFLLAVGTRMPGWVTEGFVEYQKRMPPDMRLELEELPMPKRGKGDTNSQIRTEADAIRKRLEKYPGAKTVALEVRGRALDTPALSRKLGELKDLGQDLVILVGGPDGLCPQLSASTHEQWSLSKLTLPHPLVRVLLAEQLYRGWTLLTGHPYHR; encoded by the coding sequence ATGCGCATCTTTCTGCTCGCGGTTGGCACCCGGATGCCCGGCTGGGTTACCGAAGGCTTTGTCGAATACCAGAAGCGCATGCCCCCGGACATGCGCCTGGAGCTGGAAGAACTCCCCATGCCCAAACGTGGCAAGGGCGACACTAACAGCCAGATCCGCACTGAAGCTGACGCCATCCGCAAACGGCTGGAGAAATACCCCGGCGCCAAGACAGTGGCGCTGGAAGTGAGAGGCCGCGCACTGGACACCCCGGCACTCAGCCGTAAACTGGGGGAACTGAAAGATCTGGGACAAGATCTGGTAATTCTGGTCGGCGGCCCGGATGGCCTTTGCCCGCAATTGTCCGCCAGCACCCATGAACAATGGAGTCTGTCGAAGCTGACCCTGCCACACCCGCTGGTGCGAGTGTTATTGGCAGAACAGCTTTATCGTGGCTGGACGTTGCTGACTGGCCACCCCTATCATCGCTGA
- the rodA gene encoding rod shape-determining protein RodA encodes MSQREFFRQMPGQSGASLSPGLAERLHLDAPLLASLLLLMLAGLAVLYSAGGESLELLVRQCIRFGAGLTAMFILAQFPPRSYRFWAPVIYTIGLVLLILVLVAGTEAKGAQRWLSIPGLGRFQPSEVMKLAVPAMVAWFFSERTLPPKLIDVVGALILLGLPAMLIGLQPDLGTAILIAASGLVVLFMAGLSWRLIAVAVIVVVTAAPLMYFFVMHDYQRNRVDTFLNPEADPRGTGWNIIQSKTAIGSGGVDGKGWLDGTQSRLDFLPESSTDFILAVLSEEFGLIGVCVLLIMYLVIVGRGFFISWQAQDTFSRLLGSSLTMTFFIYVFVNMGMVTGLLPVVGVPLPLVSYGGTSIVTLLASFGMLMSIQTHRRLISY; translated from the coding sequence ATGAGCCAGCGCGAATTTTTCCGCCAGATGCCGGGACAGAGCGGCGCCTCGCTCTCTCCCGGTCTGGCCGAACGGCTTCACCTGGATGCACCGCTGTTGGCGAGCCTGCTACTGTTGATGCTGGCTGGCCTCGCTGTGCTGTACAGCGCGGGCGGTGAAAGCCTGGAGCTGCTGGTCAGACAGTGCATTCGCTTCGGGGCAGGTCTCACCGCCATGTTTATCCTTGCCCAGTTCCCACCGCGCAGCTACCGCTTCTGGGCCCCGGTGATCTACACCATCGGCCTGGTGCTACTGATCTTGGTACTGGTTGCGGGCACCGAAGCCAAAGGGGCGCAACGCTGGCTATCAATCCCGGGACTCGGCCGCTTCCAGCCCTCGGAAGTCATGAAACTCGCTGTCCCCGCCATGGTGGCCTGGTTCTTCAGTGAACGGACCCTTCCTCCCAAACTCATTGATGTGGTTGGCGCCCTGATCCTGCTTGGCCTGCCAGCCATGCTCATTGGCCTGCAGCCTGACTTGGGCACCGCCATCCTCATTGCAGCCAGCGGCCTGGTGGTGCTGTTCATGGCGGGACTCTCATGGCGGCTCATTGCGGTGGCCGTGATTGTGGTCGTCACTGCAGCACCACTGATGTATTTCTTTGTCATGCACGACTACCAGCGCAACCGGGTAGACACTTTTTTAAACCCGGAAGCGGATCCCCGGGGAACTGGCTGGAACATTATCCAGTCAAAGACGGCAATCGGTTCCGGCGGCGTTGATGGCAAGGGCTGGCTGGATGGCACCCAGTCACGACTGGATTTTCTCCCCGAGTCCTCCACCGACTTTATCCTGGCGGTACTCAGTGAGGAGTTCGGCCTGATTGGAGTGTGTGTGCTGCTGATCATGTACCTGGTGATCGTGGGGCGCGGCTTCTTTATCAGCTGGCAGGCGCAGGATACTTTCTCGCGATTACTGGGCTCGAGTCTGACAATGACGTTCTTTATTTACGTCTTCGTCAACATGGGCATGGTGACAGGCCTGCTACCGGTAGTGGGGGTTCCGCTGCCGCTGGTGAGTTACGGGGGCACGTCCATCGTTACCTTGCTGGCCAGCTTCGGCATGCTGATGTCCATCCAGACACACCGGCGGCTGATTAGTTATTGA
- a CDS encoding septal ring lytic transglycosylase RlpA family protein — MKRLATLVSASAFLGACVTSPPPSGTQPDASGAPGSDRYSLQQDTAPDQHRDVSGLPEPVPKQEPRSRYGNMESYSVWGKTYHVLPDAKGYVAEGNASWYGKKFHGHRTSSGEAFDMYQFTAAHRSLPLPTYVRVTNLDNGKSLVVRVNDRGPFHEGRIIDLSWAAAVRLGIDQAGTGRVRVEALTPNNNSTPSGNVPTAVRAAVDSPPPNTASAPATNWLYLQAGAFQDRTSAERLRQSLREQLGLEAEIREQQTLYRVWLGPYQDDLSRQQMRQQVADAGFDRPMPVTP, encoded by the coding sequence ATGAAACGCCTGGCAACACTGGTGAGCGCGAGCGCCTTTCTCGGCGCCTGCGTGACGTCTCCGCCGCCTTCGGGCACGCAGCCTGATGCGAGCGGCGCACCCGGCTCTGACCGCTACAGCCTGCAGCAGGATACCGCGCCGGATCAGCACCGGGATGTTTCCGGCCTGCCCGAACCCGTACCCAAGCAGGAGCCGCGAAGCCGCTACGGCAACATGGAAAGCTACAGCGTGTGGGGCAAGACCTACCATGTGCTTCCTGACGCCAAGGGCTATGTCGCCGAGGGTAATGCCTCCTGGTACGGGAAGAAGTTTCATGGTCACCGCACCTCCAGCGGTGAAGCCTTCGATATGTATCAGTTTACTGCCGCCCACCGCAGTTTGCCCTTGCCGACCTATGTGCGAGTCACCAATCTGGACAACGGCAAAAGCCTGGTTGTCCGTGTGAATGATCGCGGTCCGTTCCATGAAGGCCGCATCATCGATCTGTCCTGGGCTGCTGCGGTGCGGCTGGGCATCGATCAGGCTGGCACCGGCCGGGTTCGGGTTGAAGCACTCACCCCAAATAACAACAGCACTCCCAGCGGCAACGTCCCCACCGCCGTGCGCGCAGCCGTGGACAGCCCGCCGCCCAATACTGCCAGCGCTCCGGCAACCAACTGGCTCTACCTTCAGGCTGGAGCCTTTCAGGATCGCACCAGCGCAGAACGCTTGCGCCAGTCTCTTCGTGAACAATTGGGGCTGGAAGCCGAGATTCGCGAACAGCAAACCCTGTATCGGGTATGGCTTGGCCCCTATCAGGACGACCTGAGCCGACAGCAAATGCGTCAGCAGGTAGCCGATGCAGGCTTTGACCGCCCGATGCCGGTAACTCCCTGA
- a CDS encoding alpha/beta fold hydrolase gives MGIHYEEYTRSGIKAAPLQLYVGKWRIDYLAFSHPDNAHKPPLLVVGGAFQNFTSYKYCVERIYEDFPVILVDLPSLGNNTQIAPDLSMEDLADLLFEFSRLSGLATVHLMGLSLGSAIASTFAFKYPQATGKLIVAGIVTRPRKSWRMLVDESKRVLGEGRMDEFSQAVVLYLVNYNRIKETGITPTARKLFHRQMKKLSDNEQERYVINGSRLLSVEGLLGYPECETLVTTGEYDSFTLPWENASFAEKCPNAQFVLIKGADHLPQLEKREVSLDLFSTFLRGESIENVEGTRYFRKGESKQLDRRRAERLTPCNSRGHVTSESRIGDQYRFNKPVKVVDINFFGCLIKLDEPGFSLADHARDCTLTMESPDLKLDLLVFDYDDEGYLRCLFKHGNIEMADRFTELLKDSQYFLSPSRDEKVHRIYG, from the coding sequence ATGGGCATCCATTACGAGGAATACACCCGTTCGGGTATCAAGGCCGCGCCCCTGCAGCTGTATGTGGGCAAATGGCGCATCGATTATCTGGCGTTTTCTCATCCTGACAATGCGCACAAGCCGCCCTTGCTGGTGGTGGGTGGAGCGTTTCAGAACTTCACCTCTTACAAATACTGCGTCGAGCGTATTTACGAAGATTTTCCGGTGATCCTGGTCGACCTGCCGTCCCTGGGTAATAACACCCAGATTGCGCCGGATCTGAGCATGGAGGATCTGGCGGACCTGTTGTTCGAGTTTTCCCGCCTTTCCGGTCTGGCCACGGTGCACCTGATGGGGCTGTCCCTCGGCTCCGCCATCGCCAGCACTTTTGCTTTCAAGTATCCGCAAGCCACAGGCAAGCTGATTGTGGCGGGTATTGTGACCCGTCCGCGCAAGAGCTGGCGCATGCTGGTGGATGAGTCCAAGCGTGTGCTGGGCGAAGGCCGCATGGACGAGTTCAGTCAGGCGGTGGTGCTCTACCTGGTTAATTACAACCGCATCAAGGAAACCGGAATCACGCCAACCGCTCGCAAGCTGTTCCATCGGCAGATGAAAAAGCTGTCTGACAACGAACAGGAAAGATATGTGATCAATGGCAGCCGGTTGCTGTCAGTGGAAGGGCTGCTCGGCTATCCGGAGTGTGAGACCCTGGTGACCACCGGAGAGTACGACAGCTTTACCCTGCCCTGGGAAAACGCGTCCTTTGCGGAAAAGTGTCCCAATGCCCAGTTTGTGCTGATCAAGGGGGCGGATCATCTGCCACAACTTGAGAAGCGTGAAGTATCACTGGATCTGTTTTCCACCTTCCTGCGTGGTGAGTCCATAGAGAATGTGGAAGGCACCCGTTACTTCAGGAAAGGTGAATCAAAACAGCTTGATCGCCGCCGTGCCGAGCGTTTGACTCCCTGCAACAGCCGCGGCCATGTCACCAGTGAATCTCGCATTGGCGATCAGTACCGTTTCAACAAGCCGGTGAAGGTGGTGGACATCAACTTCTTTGGTTGTCTGATCAAGCTGGACGAGCCTGGCTTCTCTCTGGCGGATCACGCCCGTGACTGCACTCTGACGATGGAAAGTCCGGATCTGAAGCTGGATCTGCTGGTGTTTGATTATGATGACGAAGGCTACCTTCGCTGCCTGTTCAAGCATGGCAACATCGAGATGGCGGATCGCTTCACTGAACTGCTCAAGGACAGCCAGTATTTTCTGAGTCCGAGCCGTGATGAGAAGGTGCATCGGATTTACGGCTGA
- the nadD gene encoding nicotinate-nucleotide adenylyltransferase, protein MPSVQPPASSNPLVLFGGTFDPVHRAHISAARAVSKVLGGAHVHLLPNAVPPHKAQPMADGEQRLAMLRLACREYPELVVDDWELRQTGPSYSLNTLRHFRDQCADRPLIFMIGADSFANLHQWHRWQEYATLCHLAVVPRPECALAPDKVQAAFPESDAAQLLQHPSGLRLMLQRPFLDVSATAIREALEKKGDCPALDPAVSTHIRRHHLYNVATTTPSTNYEAP, encoded by the coding sequence TTGCCTAGCGTCCAGCCTCCGGCGTCCAGCAACCCGCTCGTTCTCTTCGGCGGCACCTTCGATCCGGTGCATCGCGCCCACATCAGTGCGGCTCGTGCAGTGTCGAAGGTGCTGGGAGGGGCCCATGTGCATTTGCTGCCCAATGCCGTACCGCCACACAAGGCGCAACCCATGGCCGATGGCGAACAGCGTCTGGCCATGCTGCGACTGGCCTGCAGGGAATACCCGGAACTGGTCGTAGATGACTGGGAGCTGCGCCAGACAGGCCCCAGTTACAGCCTGAATACGCTGCGTCACTTTCGCGACCAATGCGCCGACCGCCCTCTCATATTCATGATTGGGGCAGACAGTTTCGCCAACCTCCATCAATGGCATCGCTGGCAGGAGTACGCCACCCTGTGCCACCTGGCAGTAGTTCCGCGTCCGGAGTGCGCACTTGCGCCGGACAAGGTTCAGGCTGCCTTTCCGGAGAGCGATGCGGCACAACTACTGCAACACCCCAGTGGTCTGCGATTGATGCTGCAACGTCCCTTTCTGGATGTCTCCGCCACCGCCATCCGTGAGGCACTGGAAAAAAAAGGCGACTGCCCGGCACTGGATCCCGCAGTCAGCACCCATATTCGCCGCCATCACCTGTATAATGTGGCAACGACGACTCCATCAACCAATTATGAGGCACCATGA
- a CDS encoding glutamate-5-semialdehyde dehydrogenase: MDIQQYMQRLGEQARQASRAMARASSGDKDKALGAIASALRSHRSAILQANQQDLDNGRNNGLDAALLDRLELTPARFDGMVEGLEQIISLADPVGTITDLAYRPSGIQVGKMRVPLGVIGIIYESRPNVTIDAAALCLKSGNAAILRGGSEAINANQAIAECIRIGLREAGLPDTAVQVVETTDRAAVGELISHPEFVDVIVPRGGKGLIERISNDARVPVIKHLDGNCHTYIDDQADIAKAIEVAYNAKTQRYGTCNTTETLLVANAIAGQVLPQLAARYQEAGVELRGCEQARSLVASMNEATETDWSEEFLAPILAVKIVRDLDAAIEHINRYSSGHTEAIITENYTRARQFLTEVDSSSVMVNASTRFADGFEYGLGAEIGISTDKIHARGPVGLEGLTSQKWVVLGDGHIRQ; this comes from the coding sequence ATGGACATCCAGCAATACATGCAGCGACTTGGCGAGCAGGCTCGTCAGGCTTCCCGGGCCATGGCCCGCGCCAGCTCTGGCGACAAGGACAAGGCACTGGGCGCGATTGCCAGCGCCCTGCGCAGCCACCGCAGTGCCATCCTGCAAGCCAATCAGCAGGATCTGGACAATGGCCGCAACAACGGCCTGGACGCCGCCCTGCTTGACCGGCTGGAGCTGACCCCGGCCCGTTTTGACGGCATGGTGGAAGGGCTTGAGCAGATCATCAGTCTGGCCGATCCGGTGGGCACCATCACCGATCTCGCCTACCGTCCGTCTGGCATTCAGGTGGGCAAGATGCGGGTTCCGCTGGGTGTCATTGGCATCATCTACGAGTCACGGCCCAATGTGACCATCGACGCCGCCGCCCTGTGCCTGAAATCCGGCAACGCGGCCATCCTGCGTGGCGGCTCCGAGGCAATCAACGCCAATCAGGCCATCGCCGAGTGCATCCGCATTGGCCTGCGTGAGGCTGGCCTGCCTGATACAGCAGTTCAGGTGGTTGAAACCACCGACCGCGCCGCGGTCGGGGAACTGATCAGCCATCCTGAGTTTGTGGACGTGATCGTCCCTCGTGGCGGCAAAGGCCTGATCGAGCGCATCAGTAATGATGCCCGGGTACCGGTGATCAAGCATCTGGATGGCAATTGCCACACCTATATTGATGACCAGGCGGATATCGCCAAAGCCATCGAAGTGGCTTACAACGCCAAGACCCAGCGCTATGGCACCTGTAACACCACCGAAACCCTGCTGGTGGCCAACGCCATTGCAGGACAGGTGCTACCTCAGCTGGCCGCTCGATATCAGGAAGCAGGAGTCGAGCTGCGCGGTTGCGAGCAGGCCCGCAGCCTGGTGGCGAGCATGAACGAAGCCACCGAAACTGACTGGAGCGAAGAATTCCTGGCGCCGATCCTGGCGGTGAAAATTGTCCGCGATCTGGATGCGGCCATTGAGCACATCAACCGCTACAGCTCAGGCCATACTGAGGCCATCATCACAGAGAATTACACCCGAGCCCGCCAGTTCCTGACGGAAGTGGATTCCAGCTCGGTGATGGTCAATGCGTCTACCCGCTTCGCGGATGGCTTCGAGTACGGTCTGGGTGCCGAAATCGGCATCTCCACCGACAAGATCCACGCCCGCGGTCCGGTGGGTCTGGAAGGCCTGACCAGCCAGAAATGGGTAGTGCTGGGTGATGGGCACATCAGGCAGTAA
- the mltB gene encoding lytic murein transglycosylase B: MRRFHQGLIGSLLSLAALTAQAELKHTCPDNSPYLERPAAKAMIAELVKQGLDEQRIRTVLGSAECQPKILESIARPAEKTHTWATYQKIFLQESRVQKGVEFAKVHADTLTRAEQTYGVPREIILAIIGVETRYGQHMGTYRVVDALATLGFDYPPRGAFFSKQLKALFELEQQAHIDAETITGSYAGAMGFGQFIPTSYQAYAVDFDNDGITDLVNNPVDAIGSVANYFSEHKWTPGLPVAARAQLNGSGYAPLAKKGEKPSFTLAKARAAGVSPLSCNAAITSEYCFDLPDSTRVALLDLQGTEGAEFWLATDNFYTITRYNHSRLYAMAVLQLSRQLATALESSQ, encoded by the coding sequence TTGCGGCGATTTCATCAAGGACTCATTGGTTCCCTCCTCTCTCTTGCGGCACTCACCGCCCAGGCGGAACTCAAGCACACCTGCCCTGATAACAGCCCTTACCTGGAACGCCCTGCAGCCAAGGCAATGATCGCCGAGCTGGTGAAACAAGGGCTGGACGAGCAGCGGATTCGCACCGTGCTGGGCAGTGCCGAATGCCAGCCCAAAATTCTCGAGTCCATTGCCCGACCGGCCGAGAAGACCCATACCTGGGCCACTTACCAGAAGATTTTTCTGCAGGAAAGCCGGGTCCAGAAAGGCGTGGAGTTCGCCAAAGTCCATGCCGATACCCTGACCCGGGCCGAGCAGACCTACGGTGTGCCAAGGGAGATCATCCTCGCCATCATTGGCGTAGAAACCCGCTATGGCCAGCACATGGGCACCTACCGGGTGGTCGATGCATTGGCCACGCTGGGCTTTGACTATCCGCCCCGCGGAGCCTTCTTCAGCAAGCAGCTCAAGGCATTGTTCGAGCTGGAGCAGCAGGCACACATCGATGCTGAAACCATCACCGGCTCCTATGCGGGCGCGATGGGGTTCGGCCAGTTCATTCCCACCAGCTATCAGGCCTACGCGGTGGATTTCGATAACGATGGCATCACCGACCTGGTCAATAACCCGGTGGACGCGATTGGCTCGGTTGCGAATTACTTCAGCGAGCATAAATGGACCCCGGGCCTGCCGGTGGCCGCCCGCGCCCAGCTGAATGGCAGTGGCTACGCTCCCTTGGCCAAGAAAGGTGAGAAACCCAGTTTTACCCTGGCCAAGGCCCGGGCTGCTGGAGTCTCACCGCTGAGCTGCAACGCCGCCATTACCAGCGAATACTGCTTTGACCTGCCTGATAGCACCAGGGTGGCACTGTTGGATCTGCAAGGCACCGAGGGCGCCGAATTCTGGTTGGCTACTGACAATTTCTATACGATCACCCGCTATAACCACAGTCGCCTCTATGCGATGGCCGTGCTACAACTGTCCCGGCAGTTGGCAACCGCGCTGGAGAGTTCACAATGA